The Arcobacter arenosus genome has a window encoding:
- a CDS encoding glycosyltransferase family 2 protein: protein MKLSVVIPVMDEEDNIKPLIEQVDVALKDIEYELILVDDGSSDRTIEFIEKYALKNTKLLEFNRNYGQTTAMAAGIDEAKGELIVTLDGDLQNDPSDIPMMIELLENGGYDVVAGIRAKRKDGMFLRKIPSKIANWLIRKWTGVYLSDYGCTLKVFKNDVAKNLGLYGELHRFIPVLAKLYGAKMTEIDVKHHARIHGESKYGIGRTFKVFSDLLLMVFFQKYNTKPMHLFGTLGGISFAVGMIINFYLFIIKLFGEDIGTRPLFTVGVTLSLIGVQLITTGFLAEILMRTYYESQSKKPYVIKRRFEKED from the coding sequence ATGAAACTCTCAGTTGTAATACCTGTAATGGATGAAGAAGACAATATTAAACCACTTATCGAACAAGTTGATGTTGCTTTAAAAGATATTGAATATGAATTAATTTTAGTTGATGATGGTTCTTCAGATAGAACAATAGAATTTATTGAAAAATATGCATTAAAAAATACTAAACTTTTAGAATTTAATAGAAACTATGGACAAACAACTGCAATGGCTGCTGGTATTGATGAAGCAAAAGGTGAACTTATAGTGACTTTAGATGGTGACCTACAAAATGACCCATCAGATATTCCAATGATGATTGAGTTACTTGAAAATGGTGGGTATGATGTAGTTGCAGGGATTAGAGCAAAAAGAAAAGATGGAATGTTTTTAAGAAAAATTCCAAGTAAAATTGCAAACTGGTTAATTAGAAAATGGACAGGAGTTTATCTAAGTGATTATGGGTGTACATTAAAAGTATTTAAAAATGATGTAGCAAAAAACCTTGGACTTTATGGAGAACTTCATAGATTTATCCCAGTTTTAGCAAAACTTTATGGTGCAAAAATGACTGAGATTGATGTTAAACATCATGCAAGAATCCATGGGGAATCTAAATATGGAATAGGAAGAACATTTAAAGTATTTAGTGACCTTTTATTAATGGTATTTTTCCAAAAATATAATACAAAACCTATGCATCTATTTGGAACATTAGGTGGTATCTCTTTTGCTGTTGGTATGATTATAAATTTCTATTTATTTATAATCAAACTTTTTGGGGAAGATATTGGTACAAGACCGTTATTTACAGTTGGTGTTACTTTATCTTTGATTGGTGTACAATTAATCACAACAGGTTTCCTTGCAGAGATTTTAATGAGAACATATTATGAGTCACAAAGTAAAAAACCATATGTAATCAAACGAAGATTTGAAAAAGAAGACTAA
- a CDS encoding lysylphosphatidylglycerol synthase transmembrane domain-containing protein — protein sequence MKKKTNIKKTIKLLIQILFTAIAITIVVNKLDLSQIKNTLSSTNLFYLFLAFLMFNISKIISSIRLNRFFDDINLKLSQSYNLKLYYLGMFYNLFLPGGIGGDGYKIYILKKYFNQKILTMTKVMLLDRISGLIALLFLTGVLGLFSSFTNYTYISYLTIAGVILIYPITILLYKYKFSEFLKSFQITNFQALLVQLFQVFCAYFIVLSFGGSTDIFDLLVIFLISSIVAVLPLTVGGIGARELTFIYLLQFLGKEPTIGVALSVIFFLITALSSFIGVSFINYKWSEKQ from the coding sequence TTGAAAAAGAAGACTAACATAAAAAAAACAATTAAACTACTAATTCAGATTTTATTTACAGCTATAGCTATAACTATAGTTGTAAATAAACTTGACTTATCCCAAATAAAAAATACCCTAAGTTCCACAAACTTATTTTACTTATTTCTAGCATTTTTGATGTTTAATATTTCAAAAATTATTAGCTCTATAAGATTAAATAGATTTTTTGATGATATTAATTTAAAACTTTCACAAAGCTACAATCTAAAGCTTTATTATCTTGGGATGTTTTATAATCTATTTTTACCTGGAGGAATTGGGGGAGATGGATATAAAATCTATATTTTAAAAAAATATTTTAATCAAAAAATTCTAACAATGACAAAAGTTATGTTACTTGATAGAATTTCTGGACTAATTGCCTTACTTTTTTTAACAGGAGTTTTAGGTTTATTTAGTTCTTTTACAAACTATACTTATATTTCATATCTAACAATAGCAGGAGTAATTTTAATTTACCCTATTACAATATTACTTTATAAATACAAATTTAGTGAGTTTTTAAAAAGTTTTCAAATAACAAACTTCCAAGCTTTGTTAGTGCAACTTTTTCAAGTTTTTTGTGCTTATTTTATTGTTTTATCATTTGGAGGGAGTACTGATATCTTTGATTTATTAGTAATCTTTTTAATCTCATCAATAGTTGCTGTTTTACCTTTAACTGTTGGTGGAATTGGAGCTAGGGAATTAACTTTTATATATCTTCTACAATTTCTAGGGAAAGAGCCAACAATAGGTGTTGCCCTTTCTGTTATATTCTTTTTAATTACTGCCTTATCTTCTTTTATTGGAGTTTCATTTATAAACTACAAGTGGTCAGAAAAGCAGTAA
- the folE gene encoding GTP cyclohydrolase I FolE translates to MSKELEFENSVKNILEYIGEDVNREGLEKTPSRVRKAYEFMCGGYNQDPVEIINSALFTSSNDEMVVIKDIEFYSMCEHHMLPIIGKAHIAYIPNGKVVGLSKIPRVVDVFARRLQIQEQMTEQICDALNDALKPKGVAVMIDARHMCMEMRGVEKICSTTVTSALRGLFKKEKKTKDEFLSIVAQSLHK, encoded by the coding sequence ATGAGTAAAGAGTTAGAGTTTGAAAATTCAGTTAAAAATATTTTAGAGTATATTGGGGAAGATGTAAACAGAGAAGGTCTTGAAAAAACACCAAGTCGTGTTAGAAAAGCATATGAGTTTATGTGTGGGGGATATAATCAAGATCCAGTTGAAATTATAAATTCAGCATTATTTACAAGTTCAAATGATGAGATGGTTGTTATAAAAGATATTGAGTTTTATTCAATGTGTGAACACCATATGTTACCAATAATAGGTAAAGCACACATAGCTTATATCCCAAATGGTAAAGTTGTAGGACTTAGTAAAATACCAAGAGTTGTTGATGTTTTTGCAAGAAGATTACAGATTCAAGAACAAATGACTGAACAAATTTGTGATGCTTTAAATGATGCTTTAAAACCAAAAGGTGTAGCAGTTATGATAGATGCTAGACATATGTGTATGGAAATGCGTGGGGTTGAAAAGATTTGTTCAACAACAGTAACTTCAGCACTTAGAGGTTTATTTAAAAAAGAGAAAAAAACAAAAGATGAGTTTCTTTCAATAGTTGCTCAATCTTTACATAAATAA